The following coding sequences lie in one Apium graveolens cultivar Ventura chromosome 3, ASM990537v1, whole genome shotgun sequence genomic window:
- the LOC141712167 gene encoding protein DETOXIFICATION 16-like isoform X1: MDEGDQITSTSLTKPFIESTRNEHFEEIKEVITKEDIVEEVKKQLWLAGPLICVSVSQSCLQLISVMFVGHLGELALSGSSMATSFASVTGFILLMGMSCAMETFCGQSYGAKQYHMLGIHMQRGMYILLLVSIPVAVIWANTGIILKVLGQDPAISEEAGLYARYMIPSLFAYALLQCQIRFLQTQNIVFPMLVSSGITTLLHIFFCWVLVYKSGLGSRGAALATSVSYWIHVALLALYVKFSSSCAKSWTGFSKESFQDIPAFIRLAVPSGIMVCLELWSFEMMVLLSGLLPNPQLETSVLSISLTTAANCWMIPFGLGASVSTRVSNELGASHPRTARLAVYVVFVMAITVGIFVGVVLLLIRNIWGYAYSNEVEVVQYVATMMPILATSNIFDGIQCALSGVVRGCGFQKIGAYINLGSYYLVGLPCAVLFAFVLHLGGQGLWSGIICALLVQVFFLLIVIGHIDWNEEAKKAKDRVYDSVIPVEIIS, encoded by the exons ATGGATGAAGGGGACCAAATAACCTCAACCTCTTTGACCAAACCTTTTATAGAGAGTACTAGGAATGAACACTTTGAAGAGATAAAAGAGGTGATCACAAAAGAGGATATTGTAGAAGAAGTTAAGAAGCAGTTATGGCTGGCCGGACCACTCATTTGTGTAAGTGTTTCACAGTCATGTTTGCAGTTAATTTCTGTTATGTTTGTTGGGCATCTTGGGGAGTTGGCTCTCTCTGGTTCTTCCATGGCTACCTCCTTTGCAAGTGTCACTGGTTTCATCTTACTC ATGGGAATGTCGTGTGCAATGGAGACATTTTGTGGACAGTCCTATGGTGCAAAGCAGTATCATATGCTTGGCATACATATGCAGAGAGGCATGTATATTCTCTTGCTTGTAAGTATACCCGTAGCAGTTATTTGGGCAAACACTGGTATCATTCTTAAAGTCTTGGGTCAAGATCCGGCTATATCAGAAGAAGCTGGCCTATATGCTCGTTACATGATCCCCAGCCTATTTGCATATGCCCTCCTTCAGTGTCAAATTAGatttttacaaactcaaaacATAGTATTCCCAATGCTGGTAAGCTCCGGGATCACAACTCTGCTACATATTTTTTTCTGTTGGGTCCTGGTGTACAAGTCTGGCCTAGGTAGTAGAGGAGCTGCTTTGGCCACTTCTGTATCTTACTGGATACATGTCGCTCTGTTGGCACTTTATGTAAAGTTTTCTTCTTCATGTGCAAAATCCTGGACTGGATTTTCAAAGGAATCTTTTCAAGATATTCCAGCTTTCATTAGACTAGCAGTTCCTTCAGGTATTATGGTCTG CTTGGAACTTTGGTCATTCGAAATGATGGTTCTACTCTCTGGTCTTCTTCCTAATCCACAACTAGAGACTTCAGTACTCTCGATCAG CCTCACTACTGCTGCAAACTGCTGGATGATACCATTTGGACTCGGTGCCTCTGTGAG CACAAGGGTCTCAAATGAACTTGGTGCAAGTCATCCTCGAACTGCGCGTTTGGCAGTTTATGTGGTCTTTGTCATGGCTATTACGGTGGGTATTTTTGTCGGAGTAGTTCTGTTGTTGATTCGTAACATCTGGGGATATGCTTATAGCAATGAAGTAGAAGTTGTCCAATATGTAGCTACCATGATGCCCATTCTAGCAACATCAAACATCTTTGATGGCATTCAGTGTGCTCTTTCAG GAGTTGTAAGAGGGTGTGGTTTCCAGAAAATTGGTGCTTATATAAATCTGGGATCATATTATCTTGTCGGTCTTCCCTGTGCTGTTTTGTTTGCATTTGTTCTACATCTTGGAGGACAG GGCCTCTGGTCGGGGATCATCTGCGCACTACTAGTTCAAGTGTTCTTCCTTCTCATTGTCATCGGACATATCGACTGGAACGAAGAA GCAAAGAAAGCAAAAGATCGAGTATATGATTCTGTAATCCCTGTCGAAATAATCTCATGA
- the LOC141712167 gene encoding protein DETOXIFICATION 16-like isoform X2, protein MGMSCAMETFCGQSYGAKQYHMLGIHMQRGMYILLLVSIPVAVIWANTGIILKVLGQDPAISEEAGLYARYMIPSLFAYALLQCQIRFLQTQNIVFPMLVSSGITTLLHIFFCWVLVYKSGLGSRGAALATSVSYWIHVALLALYVKFSSSCAKSWTGFSKESFQDIPAFIRLAVPSGIMVCLELWSFEMMVLLSGLLPNPQLETSVLSISLTTAANCWMIPFGLGASVSTRVSNELGASHPRTARLAVYVVFVMAITVGIFVGVVLLLIRNIWGYAYSNEVEVVQYVATMMPILATSNIFDGIQCALSGVVRGCGFQKIGAYINLGSYYLVGLPCAVLFAFVLHLGGQGLWSGIICALLVQVFFLLIVIGHIDWNEEAKKAKDRVYDSVIPVEIIS, encoded by the exons ATGGGAATGTCGTGTGCAATGGAGACATTTTGTGGACAGTCCTATGGTGCAAAGCAGTATCATATGCTTGGCATACATATGCAGAGAGGCATGTATATTCTCTTGCTTGTAAGTATACCCGTAGCAGTTATTTGGGCAAACACTGGTATCATTCTTAAAGTCTTGGGTCAAGATCCGGCTATATCAGAAGAAGCTGGCCTATATGCTCGTTACATGATCCCCAGCCTATTTGCATATGCCCTCCTTCAGTGTCAAATTAGatttttacaaactcaaaacATAGTATTCCCAATGCTGGTAAGCTCCGGGATCACAACTCTGCTACATATTTTTTTCTGTTGGGTCCTGGTGTACAAGTCTGGCCTAGGTAGTAGAGGAGCTGCTTTGGCCACTTCTGTATCTTACTGGATACATGTCGCTCTGTTGGCACTTTATGTAAAGTTTTCTTCTTCATGTGCAAAATCCTGGACTGGATTTTCAAAGGAATCTTTTCAAGATATTCCAGCTTTCATTAGACTAGCAGTTCCTTCAGGTATTATGGTCTG CTTGGAACTTTGGTCATTCGAAATGATGGTTCTACTCTCTGGTCTTCTTCCTAATCCACAACTAGAGACTTCAGTACTCTCGATCAG CCTCACTACTGCTGCAAACTGCTGGATGATACCATTTGGACTCGGTGCCTCTGTGAG CACAAGGGTCTCAAATGAACTTGGTGCAAGTCATCCTCGAACTGCGCGTTTGGCAGTTTATGTGGTCTTTGTCATGGCTATTACGGTGGGTATTTTTGTCGGAGTAGTTCTGTTGTTGATTCGTAACATCTGGGGATATGCTTATAGCAATGAAGTAGAAGTTGTCCAATATGTAGCTACCATGATGCCCATTCTAGCAACATCAAACATCTTTGATGGCATTCAGTGTGCTCTTTCAG GAGTTGTAAGAGGGTGTGGTTTCCAGAAAATTGGTGCTTATATAAATCTGGGATCATATTATCTTGTCGGTCTTCCCTGTGCTGTTTTGTTTGCATTTGTTCTACATCTTGGAGGACAG GGCCTCTGGTCGGGGATCATCTGCGCACTACTAGTTCAAGTGTTCTTCCTTCTCATTGTCATCGGACATATCGACTGGAACGAAGAA GCAAAGAAAGCAAAAGATCGAGTATATGATTCTGTAATCCCTGTCGAAATAATCTCATGA